A single window of Hippocampus zosterae strain Florida chromosome 15, ASM2543408v3, whole genome shotgun sequence DNA harbors:
- the pcmtd1 gene encoding protein-L-isoaspartate O-methyltransferase domain-containing protein 1 isoform X1 — MGGAVSAGEDNDDLIDNLKEAQYIRTERVEQAFRAIDRGDYYLDGYRDSAYKDLAWKHGNIHLSAPCIYSEVMEALKLQPGLSFLNLGSGTGYLSTMVGLIIGPFGVNHGVELHKDVVEYARDKLDSFIKTSDSFDKFEFCEPVFVVGDCLEISTDSHQYDRIYCGAGVQKVHEYYMKVLLKVGGILVLPIEDQLTQITRTGQCTWDSKNILAVSFAPLVQQSRADGDKSDSVQLPPVTVRTLQDLCRIYIRRTLRELAGDGEDDGQARRAGAQRVPQKRKRRHCRRRRINTYVFVGNQLIPQMVESEEEHGDEEHKDGEANAEEEEEEDKEERDLGDVEILKQANIFRDQIMALPLPESLKEYLLYYRKK, encoded by the exons ATGGGTGGAGCGGTGAGCGCCGGGGAGGACAATGATGACCTCATCGACAACCTGAAGGAGGCGCAGTACATTCGCACGGAGAGAGTGGAGCAGGCTTTTCGCGCCATCGACCGCGGCGACTACTACCTGGACGGCTATCGGGACAGCGCCTACAAAGATTTGGCATGGAAACACGGCAACATCCACCTGTCGGCACCATGCATTTACTCCGAGGTGATGGAGGCGCTCAAGCTGCAGCCAGGACTTTCCTTCCTTAACCTGGGCAGCGGGACAGGCTACCTGAGCACCATGGTGGGCCTCATCATCG GTCCATTTGGTGTGAACCACGGTGTGGAGCTCCACAAGGATGTGGTGGAATACGCCAGGGACAAACTGGACAGTTTCATCAAGACCAGCGACAGCTTCGATAA GTTTGAATTCTGCGAGCCTGTCTTTGTTGTGGGAGATTGCCTGGAAATCTCTACAGACAGCCACCAGTATGATCGCATTTACTGCGGGGCCGGGGTGCAGAAAGTTCATGAATATTACATGAAAGTCCTGCTCAAAGTCGGGGGCATCCTGGTGCTGCCTATCGAGGATCAG CTGACCCAAATCACCAGGACGGGCCAGTGCACGTGGGACAGCAAAAACATCTTGGCTGTGTCCTTTGCGCCGCTGGTCCAGCAGAGCAGAGCTGACGGTGACAAGTCGGACAGTGTCCAGTTGC CCCCCGTGACCGTGCGCACCCTCCAGGACCTGTGCCGCATCTACATCCGCCGCACCCTCCGCGAGTTGGCGGGCGACGGCGAGGACGACGGCCAGGCCAGGCGCGCAGGGGCGCAACGGGTGCCACAGAAACGCAAGCGGCGGCACTGCCGGCGGCGCCGTATCAACACGTACGTCTTCGTGGGCAACCAGCTCATCCCGCAGATGGTGGAAAGCGAGGAGGAGCACGGCGACGAGGAGCACAAAGACGGCGAGGCCAAcgccgaggaggaagaggaggaggacaaggaggagAGGGACCTTGGCGACGTGGAGATCCTCAAGCAGGCCAACATCTTTAGAGACCAGATCATGGCTCTCCCCCTGCCCGAGTCCCTCaaggaatatttactgtactacAGGAAGAAGTGA